From a single Solanum dulcamara chromosome 4, daSolDulc1.2, whole genome shotgun sequence genomic region:
- the LOC129886890 gene encoding uncharacterized protein LOC129886890 isoform X2 yields MVNLIEDDESLRKHLGRCSVFYYGVGHMLNDITSACWFTYLLVFLTDIGLSPSDAAVVMLSGQVADGLTTVFAGELIDRFGRFKVWHLAGSLLVAVSFSSVFGGCLPCKLIGSDSAILQTIGYGVFAAIFNVGWAATQVSHMSMVNCITLNPTSRVVLASCRNAFTMVANLSLYAVAFVVFNVVGAGTPAAVENQYRWIAYISIFIGSCFVIVFAIGTREPRLKLEAHGKGYVRISWMYWFKKTLYHQVALVYLLTRLVTNVSQAFLAFYVINDLQMSLSSKALVPAIIFVCSFVVSVLLQEIKWTSQRLKGFYTAGGLLWVICGIGILLLPRNMNAFMYILSIFIGIANALIMVTGVGMQSVLVGRDLNGCAFVYGSLSFLDKMICGVALFILESYQRSTPELHNCSPSCHCFSLNRYALGLVPAVCALLGVIVTCSMDLQTPILVPLEEPLLG; encoded by the exons ATGGTTAATCTTATTGAGGATGATGAATCATTGAGAAAACACCTTGGAAGGTGTTCAGTGTTTTATTACGGTGTTGGGCACATGCTCAACGACATAACTTCAGCCTGCTGGTTCACTTATctcttagtctttctaacagaCATTGGATTATCCCCAAG TGATGCTGCAGTTGTAATGCTCTCAGGTCAAGTTGCAGATGGATTGACCACTGTATTTGCTGGGGAACTG ATAGACAGATTCGGGCGTTTTAAAGTATGGCATCTTGCAGGATCTCTCTTGGTTGCTGTCTCATTTTCTTCGGTGTTTGGCGGTTGCTTGCCTTGCAAACTTATTGGTTCCGATTCGGCCATCCTGCAAACTATTGGTTACGGCGTGTTCGCTGCAATCTTCAATGTGGGATGGGCTGCTACTCAAGTATCGCACAT GTCAATGGTGAACTGCATTACACTGAACCCGACGAGCAGAGTAGTTTTAGCTAGTTGCCGCAATGCTTTTACAATG GTTGCAAACCTTAGCTTATACGCAGTTGCTTTTGTCGTGTTCAATGTTGTTGGAGCAGGGACACCTGCTGCTGTTGAGAATCAG TATCGTTGGATTGCATATATATCAATTTTCATTGGAAGCTGCTTCGTCATTGTTTTTGCTATCGGAACCAGAGAGCCAAG GTTGAAACTAGAAGCTCATGGCAAAGGTTATGTTAGAATTTCTTGGATGTATTGGTTTAAGAAGACTTTATATCACCAGGTTGCTCTTGTTTACTTGCTTACCAGACTTGTGACTAATGTCTCCCAG GCATTTCTTGCTTTCTATGTGATCAATGACCTGCAGATGAGTCTATCTTCAAAAGCTTTG GTCCCTGCAATCATCTTTGTCTGCAGCTTCGTTGTATCCGTCCTGCTACAG GAGATTAAGTGGACAAGCCAGCGATTGAAGGGCTTTTATACTGCAGGAGGTCTCCTTTGGGTAATTTGTGGCATAGGAATACTCCTGCTTCCAAGAAACATGAACGCATTTATGTATATCTTGTCGATATTCATTGGCATAGCAAATGCCTTGATAATG GTAACTGGAGTGGGCATGCAAAGTGTCTTGGTTGGCCGAGATCTAAATGGCTGTGCTTTTGTGTACGGATCATTGAGCTTTCTGGATAAAATGATATGTGGGGTAGCTTTGTTTATTCTCGAGTCATATCAGA GATCCACTCCGGAACTGCACAACTGCAGTCCGAGTTGCCATTGCTTTTCCCTCAATCGGTATGCACTAGGTCTCGTTCCAGCGGTTTGTGCACTCCTTGGGGTGATAGTCACCTGCAGTATGGACCTCCAGACACCCATATTGGTGCCTCTGGAGGAACCTCTACTTGGTTAG
- the LOC129886890 gene encoding uncharacterized protein LOC129886890 isoform X1, with amino-acid sequence MLSQSSKHRQNFYSTMVNLIEDDESLRKHLGRCSVFYYGVGHMLNDITSACWFTYLLVFLTDIGLSPSDAAVVMLSGQVADGLTTVFAGELIDRFGRFKVWHLAGSLLVAVSFSSVFGGCLPCKLIGSDSAILQTIGYGVFAAIFNVGWAATQVSHMSMVNCITLNPTSRVVLASCRNAFTMVANLSLYAVAFVVFNVVGAGTPAAVENQYRWIAYISIFIGSCFVIVFAIGTREPRLKLEAHGKGYVRISWMYWFKKTLYHQVALVYLLTRLVTNVSQAFLAFYVINDLQMSLSSKALVPAIIFVCSFVVSVLLQEIKWTSQRLKGFYTAGGLLWVICGIGILLLPRNMNAFMYILSIFIGIANALIMVTGVGMQSVLVGRDLNGCAFVYGSLSFLDKMICGVALFILESYQRSTPELHNCSPSCHCFSLNRYALGLVPAVCALLGVIVTCSMDLQTPILVPLEEPLLG; translated from the exons ATG CTTTCCCAATCATCAAAGCACCGCCAAAACTTCTATAGCACCATGGTTAATCTTATTGAGGATGATGAATCATTGAGAAAACACCTTGGAAGGTGTTCAGTGTTTTATTACGGTGTTGGGCACATGCTCAACGACATAACTTCAGCCTGCTGGTTCACTTATctcttagtctttctaacagaCATTGGATTATCCCCAAG TGATGCTGCAGTTGTAATGCTCTCAGGTCAAGTTGCAGATGGATTGACCACTGTATTTGCTGGGGAACTG ATAGACAGATTCGGGCGTTTTAAAGTATGGCATCTTGCAGGATCTCTCTTGGTTGCTGTCTCATTTTCTTCGGTGTTTGGCGGTTGCTTGCCTTGCAAACTTATTGGTTCCGATTCGGCCATCCTGCAAACTATTGGTTACGGCGTGTTCGCTGCAATCTTCAATGTGGGATGGGCTGCTACTCAAGTATCGCACAT GTCAATGGTGAACTGCATTACACTGAACCCGACGAGCAGAGTAGTTTTAGCTAGTTGCCGCAATGCTTTTACAATG GTTGCAAACCTTAGCTTATACGCAGTTGCTTTTGTCGTGTTCAATGTTGTTGGAGCAGGGACACCTGCTGCTGTTGAGAATCAG TATCGTTGGATTGCATATATATCAATTTTCATTGGAAGCTGCTTCGTCATTGTTTTTGCTATCGGAACCAGAGAGCCAAG GTTGAAACTAGAAGCTCATGGCAAAGGTTATGTTAGAATTTCTTGGATGTATTGGTTTAAGAAGACTTTATATCACCAGGTTGCTCTTGTTTACTTGCTTACCAGACTTGTGACTAATGTCTCCCAG GCATTTCTTGCTTTCTATGTGATCAATGACCTGCAGATGAGTCTATCTTCAAAAGCTTTG GTCCCTGCAATCATCTTTGTCTGCAGCTTCGTTGTATCCGTCCTGCTACAG GAGATTAAGTGGACAAGCCAGCGATTGAAGGGCTTTTATACTGCAGGAGGTCTCCTTTGGGTAATTTGTGGCATAGGAATACTCCTGCTTCCAAGAAACATGAACGCATTTATGTATATCTTGTCGATATTCATTGGCATAGCAAATGCCTTGATAATG GTAACTGGAGTGGGCATGCAAAGTGTCTTGGTTGGCCGAGATCTAAATGGCTGTGCTTTTGTGTACGGATCATTGAGCTTTCTGGATAAAATGATATGTGGGGTAGCTTTGTTTATTCTCGAGTCATATCAGA GATCCACTCCGGAACTGCACAACTGCAGTCCGAGTTGCCATTGCTTTTCCCTCAATCGGTATGCACTAGGTCTCGTTCCAGCGGTTTGTGCACTCCTTGGGGTGATAGTCACCTGCAGTATGGACCTCCAGACACCCATATTGGTGCCTCTGGAGGAACCTCTACTTGGTTAG